In Colwellia sp. M166, a genomic segment contains:
- the def gene encoding peptide deformylase, whose amino-acid sequence MSNITNNKTKNTNNNLTIFQHGEPILAQVAQTVHDVNSAEIKQLIIDLKATVTEAKGVGIAAPQVGESLRLFLMCSAPSERYPDAPLLPVSVIINPKIIKTSEQQVLGWEGCLSVKGKRALVPRYSHIEVSYSDETGLTHHKHLTDFLARIFQHELDHLNGITFIERLNNEDDAIDEQQWQKQQKVRKSNSAKLTIVDNKT is encoded by the coding sequence ATGAGCAATATCACGAATAACAAAACAAAAAACACAAACAATAACTTAACTATTTTTCAGCACGGCGAGCCAATTTTAGCGCAAGTTGCTCAAACCGTACATGATGTTAATTCAGCAGAAATAAAACAACTTATTATTGATTTAAAAGCAACGGTTACAGAAGCTAAAGGCGTTGGCATTGCGGCGCCTCAAGTGGGTGAAAGCCTACGGTTATTTTTAATGTGCTCAGCGCCAAGTGAGCGCTACCCTGACGCGCCCTTATTACCCGTTAGCGTTATTATTAATCCAAAAATCATCAAGACCAGTGAGCAACAAGTATTAGGCTGGGAGGGCTGTTTAAGTGTAAAAGGCAAACGCGCTTTAGTGCCGCGATATAGTCATATTGAGGTGAGTTACTCCGATGAAACAGGCCTTACCCATCACAAACACTTAACGGACTTTCTTGCGCGTATTTTTCAACATGAATTAGACCACCTTAACGGCATAACGTTTATTGAGCGACTCAATAATGAAGATGACGCCATTGATGAACAACAATGGCAAAAGCAACAAAAAGTACGAAAAAGTAACTCAGCGAAACTTACCATTGTGGATAATAAAACTTAA
- the merC gene encoding organomercurial transporter MerC has protein sequence MFNPVKLLTRVGDKAGSLGAVVSAMGCAMCFPAIANIAAALGMGFLGQWEGLFVNTLLPLFASLALVMNILGWFSHRQWHRSLLGSMGPILVLLSLYPWFQYGWSSSATYTGLGLMVAVSIWDMVSPASRRCDDESCPA, from the coding sequence ATGTTTAATCCTGTGAAATTACTTACTCGTGTTGGCGACAAAGCAGGCTCGTTAGGAGCCGTCGTATCAGCGATGGGATGTGCCATGTGTTTTCCTGCTATTGCCAATATTGCCGCCGCTTTAGGTATGGGCTTTTTAGGACAGTGGGAAGGATTGTTCGTTAATACCTTATTGCCACTATTTGCCTCATTAGCGTTGGTGATGAATATTCTCGGCTGGTTTAGTCATCGCCAGTGGCATCGTAGTTTACTTGGTTCAATGGGGCCAATTTTAGTCTTACTATCATTATATCCATGGTTCCAATATGGATGGAGTTCATCTGCGACTTATACAGGACTTGGGCTAATGGTTGCTGTGTCGATATGGGATATGGTCTCTCCGGCAAGTCGTCGTTGTGATGATGAATCATGCCCAGCATAA
- a CDS encoding heavy-metal-associated domain-containing protein: MKNIINIILFLSSLFILGNAVATVSEKANFIAAPVMSEKLFTIEKMTCKMCHITVRKAMEKVEGVVKATVNYGNKTAIVTFDPKKTDVEAIALASTNIGYPATLMK, encoded by the coding sequence ATGAAAAATATTATTAACATTATCCTATTTTTAAGCTCCCTATTTATTCTTGGCAATGCAGTGGCAACGGTAAGTGAAAAAGCTAATTTTATAGCCGCTCCAGTAATGTCGGAGAAGTTATTCACTATTGAGAAAATGACCTGCAAAATGTGTCACATCACTGTCCGCAAAGCGATGGAAAAAGTTGAAGGTGTTGTAAAGGCGACTGTTAATTATGGCAATAAAACAGCCATCGTTACGTTTGACCCTAAAAAAACTGATGTTGAAGCTATAGCGTTAGCATCAACCAATATTGGCTATCCAGCCACATTAATGAAATAG
- a CDS encoding glutathione S-transferase: MALPILYSLRNCPYAMRARLAIFKSQQPVALRDVVLTNKPAEMILASAKATVPILVLSKIVQANGKKGAEVTVKVIDESLDIMLWALNNSDPSDLLHSANPEILTQMLALIADFDVEFKRHLEAYKCAKRYHEDNLADCRAACEVYIQRLESRLIQHAFLFSAQDSLADIALLPFIRQFARIERQWYLQSPYPNLKKWLNSYLQSPMFTKVMAKHPLWLDSGKEIVF; encoded by the coding sequence ATGGCATTACCTATCCTTTACTCTTTAAGAAATTGCCCTTATGCCATGCGAGCACGGTTGGCTATCTTCAAATCACAACAACCTGTTGCGCTGCGAGACGTAGTGTTAACGAATAAACCTGCTGAAATGATTTTAGCGTCAGCCAAAGCCACTGTGCCTATTTTAGTGTTAAGTAAGATAGTGCAAGCAAATGGCAAAAAAGGCGCAGAAGTGACCGTTAAGGTTATTGATGAAAGTTTAGATATTATGTTATGGGCTTTGAATAACTCGGACCCGAGCGATCTACTACACAGTGCAAACCCTGAAATACTTACACAAATGTTAGCGTTAATTGCCGATTTTGACGTAGAATTTAAACGGCACTTAGAAGCGTATAAATGTGCAAAACGCTATCATGAAGATAACCTTGCCGATTGCCGAGCCGCCTGTGAAGTATATATCCAGCGATTAGAATCTCGTTTAATACAGCATGCGTTTTTATTTTCAGCACAAGATAGTTTAGCCGATATAGCTTTGTTACCTTTTATTCGCCAATTTGCTCGTATAGAGCGTCAATGGTATTTGCAGTCGCCTTATCCTAACCTCAAGAAATGGCTAAATAGTTATTTGCAAAGCCCGATGTTTACTAAGGTGATGGCAAAGCATCCACTTTGGCTAGACAGTGGTAAAGAGATTGTTTTTTAA
- a CDS encoding efflux RND transporter permease subunit produces MLTTALVASLGFVPMALNTGIGSEVQRPLATVVIGGVISSTLLTLFVLPALYRLLHSHKETFPKGTTFSTADTKETVNV; encoded by the coding sequence GTGCTAACTACTGCACTTGTTGCCTCACTAGGTTTTGTACCTATGGCACTTAATACTGGCATTGGCTCTGAAGTCCAACGTCCGCTAGCAACAGTTGTCATTGGTGGAGTAATTTCATCTACTTTATTAACCCTATTTGTACTACCTGCTTTATACCGTTTATTACACAGCCACAAAGAAACCTTTCCTAAAGGGACAACTTTTTCAACCGCTGACACAAAGGAAACAGTGAATGTTTAA
- a CDS encoding mercuric transporter MerT family protein, which translates to MSNSSTSNRALLLAITAGIGASACCIGPLLLLSLGFGGAWVGNLTAMAPYSGYFTAIALIILAVVFHKLYIAEQKCVAGSVCANPKIVKKQRIIFWIVSIILIAMMGFPYYADYIVA; encoded by the coding sequence ATGTCAAATTCATCCACATCAAATCGTGCTTTATTGTTAGCTATTACAGCAGGTATTGGTGCGTCTGCCTGCTGCATCGGTCCGCTGCTACTATTATCACTCGGTTTCGGTGGTGCATGGGTCGGAAACCTTACGGCAATGGCACCTTATAGTGGTTATTTTACTGCTATAGCCCTCATCATCTTGGCTGTGGTTTTTCATAAACTCTATATTGCTGAACAAAAATGTGTGGCAGGGTCAGTTTGCGCTAACCCAAAGATAGTAAAAAAACAGCGTATCATTTTTTGGATAGTCAGTATTATCCTTATCGCAATGATGGGTTTTCCATATTACGCAGATTACATAGTTGCATAA
- a CDS encoding ribonuclease H family protein has protein sequence MAKKFYVVWKGAKTGVFEQWNDVKSHTQGRADAQYMGFESKAEAELAFQSTYTKALTKRSISKNGGAKPSASAAYVRSDNAGAGSASSPAKQIADFNIYCDGACSPNPGKSGTGMAVYQQQQLIELWYGLYEPMGTNNTAELNGMLAAFKYAQAHVKQGKTVQVLSDSKYSIDCITKWAKGWQAKGWTRGKGEEIKNLDVIKQCFTLYQALKENLIISHVKGHANIEGNELSDRMAVLARMKRTEGFVQYQETLDIKTILAMASG, from the coding sequence ATGGCTAAAAAGTTTTACGTGGTATGGAAAGGTGCAAAAACCGGTGTTTTTGAACAGTGGAATGATGTTAAAAGTCATACCCAAGGACGAGCTGATGCTCAATATATGGGATTTGAATCAAAAGCAGAGGCGGAACTTGCTTTTCAATCAACCTACACTAAAGCATTAACTAAACGTTCGATAAGTAAAAATGGCGGTGCTAAACCTTCAGCTTCTGCCGCCTATGTTAGATCTGATAATGCTGGAGCCGGAAGTGCTTCATCACCAGCAAAACAAATTGCTGACTTTAATATCTATTGCGACGGGGCCTGTTCACCTAATCCTGGAAAGTCAGGTACCGGTATGGCGGTATATCAACAACAGCAACTCATTGAGCTATGGTATGGCTTATACGAGCCTATGGGCACCAACAATACTGCCGAGCTTAATGGCATGCTTGCGGCGTTTAAGTACGCGCAAGCACATGTCAAACAAGGTAAAACCGTTCAGGTACTGTCTGACTCTAAGTATTCAATTGACTGCATTACCAAATGGGCAAAAGGCTGGCAAGCAAAAGGCTGGACGCGTGGTAAAGGTGAAGAAATTAAAAACCTTGATGTCATCAAGCAATGCTTTACGCTCTACCAAGCACTAAAAGAAAATTTGATTATTAGCCACGTAAAAGGTCACGCCAATATCGAAGGTAATGAACTCTCAGATAGAATGGCAGTGTTGGCTCGCATGAAGCGTACCGAAGGCTTTGTTCAGTATCAAGAAACTCTCGACATTAAAACCATATTAGCAATGGCCTCAGGCTAA
- a CDS encoding HPP family protein, with product MVKVVFSRMKGGDICPPRKPLSKVVWSWLGAFLGMYLIAILSSFTEVNILKSMFLVGSFGASAVLIYGAPQAEFSQPRNLIGGHIISAFIGVSLQKYLVLDIALLGALAVSFSIVAMHFTRTLHPPGGATALIAIIGTAEVHSNGYYFVISPVAIGTLILLAIALVVNNLSRDPLRHYPRYWL from the coding sequence ATGGTTAAAGTTGTTTTTTCAAGAATGAAAGGTGGCGATATCTGCCCACCAAGAAAGCCACTTTCAAAGGTTGTCTGGTCGTGGCTAGGTGCATTTCTTGGTATGTATTTGATCGCCATTCTGAGCAGTTTTACCGAAGTTAATATTTTAAAAAGTATGTTTCTTGTTGGCTCATTTGGCGCCTCAGCAGTGCTAATTTATGGCGCCCCGCAAGCTGAATTCTCCCAGCCAAGAAATTTGATTGGTGGTCATATAATATCAGCATTTATCGGTGTCAGTCTGCAAAAGTATCTCGTGTTAGATATTGCCTTACTTGGCGCACTTGCAGTATCTTTTTCAATTGTCGCAATGCACTTTACTCGCACGCTGCATCCTCCTGGCGGTGCAACAGCGCTAATCGCCATTATTGGCACTGCCGAAGTGCATAGTAATGGTTACTACTTTGTTATCTCTCCGGTTGCTATTGGCACACTGATTTTGTTAGCTATAGCCTTGGTGGTCAATAATTTATCACGGGATCCTTTAAGGCACTATCCACGCTATTGGCTTTAA
- a CDS encoding SDR family oxidoreductase, which translates to MINKTTSANAIEKAKVALIVGASGLIGQHLLTQLLASSSYSKVIALVRKPLTFTHPKLIQWQVDFQQLATELAAQETGQSSVRATFAGNGFPAIDDIFCTLGSTIKKAGSKA; encoded by the coding sequence GTGATTAACAAAACGACGAGTGCTAACGCGATAGAAAAAGCTAAGGTTGCTTTAATTGTTGGTGCCAGTGGCTTAATTGGCCAACACTTGTTAACGCAACTATTGGCGAGTTCAAGCTATAGTAAAGTTATTGCCTTAGTACGTAAACCACTGACTTTTACGCATCCTAAGCTGATACAATGGCAGGTAGATTTTCAGCAACTAGCAACTGAATTGGCAGCTCAGGAAACTGGTCAATCTAGCGTTAGAGCAACCTTTGCTGGCAATGGCTTCCCCGCTATTGATGATATATTTTGTACCCTGGGTAGCACAATAAAAAAAGCCGGCTCTAAAGCCTAA
- a CDS encoding MerR family DNA-binding protein, with protein MNKKNPPLTIGRLAKAAKVNIETIRHYQRKALIIEPEKPLGSFRHYPKSSVDRIRFIKRAQKIGFSLEEIKQLLNLGDKNCEDVQTLAQEKRNKIAQQILGLLTIQTALDELISSCHSDIDTKQCGFIEGLSQKGFLENE; from the coding sequence ATGAATAAAAAGAACCCTCCTTTAACCATAGGTCGGTTAGCAAAAGCGGCTAAGGTAAATATTGAAACAATACGTCATTATCAACGTAAAGCATTAATCATTGAGCCTGAAAAGCCTCTAGGTAGTTTTCGACATTATCCCAAGTCGAGTGTCGATAGAATTCGTTTTATAAAACGTGCTCAGAAAATTGGTTTTTCATTAGAAGAAATAAAGCAATTGTTAAATTTAGGTGATAAAAATTGCGAAGACGTACAAACGCTAGCACAAGAAAAGCGAAATAAAATAGCACAACAAATATTGGGATTACTCACCATTCAAACCGCTTTAGACGAGTTAATATCAAGCTGTCATAGTGACATAGACACAAAGCAGTGCGGCTTTATAGAAGGATTATCTCAAAAAGGTTTCTTGGAAAACGAGTAA
- the merA gene encoding mercury(II) reductase: MITLSIKGMTCSRCADHIKKAVEAIDGVWTINISYPDATAEIETVDDIKRCEIVDAIEALGYTVSELNAATTEQLHVAIIGSGSGAFASAIKAAEGGARVTMIEGADIIGGCCVNVGCVPSKILIRAAQLAHQQRKNPFDGLENSQPQINRSLLALQQTSRVEELRGAKYQNILDNNPALTLLKGYARFKNKNTLRVRKADGSDEELMADRILIATGSTPSIPPINGLVDTPFWTSTEALFAEALPESLIVIGSSVIALEIAQAYARLGSNITVLARHTLLYAEEALLGEKLTECFEKEGIRVLNNTQASKVSYDGAAFSLETNKGTLKADKLLISTGRHANTAQLGLENVAVETQKNGAIVVNDKMETSTTNIYAAGDCSTMPQFVYVAAAAGSRAGINMTGGDTRLDLSTMPAVIFTDPQVATVGLTEEQAINTGFDVISRVLEMENVPRALANFETDGFIKLVADKPTGKILGAQILAHEGGELIQSAALAIHNNMTVDDLAGQLFPYLTMVEGLKLCAQTFSKDVSELSCCAG, translated from the coding sequence ATGATAACTTTATCGATCAAGGGTATGACTTGTAGTCGTTGTGCTGACCATATTAAAAAAGCAGTTGAAGCTATTGATGGCGTATGGACAATTAATATTTCATACCCTGATGCAACGGCTGAAATTGAAACAGTAGATGACATTAAGCGGTGTGAAATTGTTGATGCCATTGAAGCTTTAGGCTATACAGTTTCGGAATTAAATGCTGCAACAACAGAACAATTGCATGTCGCTATTATTGGTAGTGGCTCCGGAGCATTTGCTAGCGCTATCAAAGCAGCTGAAGGTGGTGCAAGAGTCACCATGATCGAAGGTGCAGACATCATTGGGGGCTGTTGCGTCAATGTTGGGTGTGTGCCATCTAAGATACTTATCCGTGCTGCGCAATTGGCTCATCAGCAACGCAAAAATCCATTTGATGGTCTTGAAAACAGTCAGCCTCAAATTAACCGCTCGTTACTAGCGCTTCAACAAACATCACGTGTTGAAGAGTTGCGCGGTGCCAAGTATCAAAACATTTTAGATAACAACCCAGCATTAACCTTGTTAAAAGGTTACGCGCGTTTTAAAAACAAAAATACCTTACGGGTTAGAAAAGCAGATGGAAGTGATGAAGAACTGATGGCAGACCGCATCTTAATTGCAACGGGATCTACGCCCTCTATTCCGCCTATCAATGGTTTAGTTGACACTCCCTTCTGGACATCAACAGAAGCACTATTTGCTGAAGCGTTACCTGAGAGCTTAATCGTAATAGGCTCGTCTGTTATCGCTTTAGAGATTGCCCAAGCTTATGCACGTTTAGGCAGCAATATTACCGTATTAGCACGCCATACCTTATTGTATGCAGAAGAGGCATTGTTAGGGGAAAAGCTAACTGAGTGTTTTGAAAAAGAGGGCATTCGCGTACTTAATAACACACAAGCAAGTAAGGTCAGCTATGATGGAGCTGCATTCTCATTGGAGACTAATAAAGGGACTTTAAAAGCAGACAAATTACTTATCTCGACTGGCCGTCATGCCAATACGGCTCAGCTTGGCTTAGAAAATGTTGCTGTTGAAACACAAAAAAATGGTGCCATCGTAGTCAATGATAAAATGGAAACGTCAACGACCAATATTTATGCCGCTGGTGATTGCTCTACTATGCCTCAATTTGTTTATGTTGCTGCCGCTGCGGGTAGTAGAGCGGGTATAAATATGACGGGTGGGGATACTAGGCTCGACCTATCAACAATGCCAGCGGTTATCTTTACTGATCCGCAAGTTGCCACCGTAGGCTTAACCGAAGAGCAAGCTATAAACACTGGTTTTGATGTAATTAGTCGGGTGTTAGAGATGGAAAACGTGCCACGCGCATTAGCCAATTTTGAAACGGACGGCTTTATTAAACTAGTAGCGGATAAGCCAACAGGTAAAATTCTTGGCGCACAAATACTTGCTCATGAAGGTGGGGAGTTGATACAAAGTGCCGCACTCGCTATTCATAATAACATGACTGTTGATGACCTTGCAGGACAGCTATTTCCATACTTAACTATGGTAGAAGGACTAAAATTATGTGCGCAAACATTTAGTAAAGATGTCTCTGAACTTTCCTGTTGTGCTGGTTAA
- the yegD gene encoding molecular chaperone — protein sequence MIGFDYGTSNCAVGVMENNKPKLLSLGDHGRYISSTLYAPSRDVIVNWLHKNLTLAEQKNFQQQRQRQLQKGQNTLRELTLDGYPTELSFGQQALNNYLQEPDEGYYIKSPKSFLGASGLLPQQVELFEDIVAAMMSNVKTLTEATLGRSVEQTVIGRPINFQGLRGEESNQQALKILTNAAKRVGFKDVEFQFEPVAAGFEYEASLRKETKVLVVDIGGGTSDCSMLLMGPKQAILSDRSKDLLSHSGERVGGNDFDIAFALKGIMPSFGLDSLLKTGKPMPSNSYWQAMAINNINHQTEFYSAANGRFLAQLIRDAEQPELLTRLLTVQQQKLSYRVVNAAEQSKIAITEQTQQQVDLSDIDAELSVMLDRDGFAKACQRELNSIASLMTDAITQANCQPDVVFVTGGTAKSPVLNQFLQQQFNHVPIVIGDHFGSVTAGLTRWANTIYT from the coding sequence ATGATCGGATTTGACTATGGCACATCAAACTGTGCTGTCGGCGTTATGGAAAATAATAAGCCAAAACTATTATCTTTAGGTGATCATGGCCGATATATTTCGTCAACCTTATATGCACCAAGTCGTGATGTTATTGTCAATTGGCTGCACAAAAACTTGACGTTAGCAGAGCAAAAAAACTTTCAACAGCAACGTCAAAGACAGTTACAAAAAGGCCAAAACACTTTACGAGAACTGACCTTAGATGGTTACCCCACAGAACTCTCTTTTGGTCAACAAGCCTTAAATAATTACTTACAAGAGCCTGATGAAGGTTACTACATTAAATCGCCAAAGTCGTTTCTTGGTGCTAGTGGCTTATTACCACAACAAGTTGAATTATTTGAAGACATTGTCGCTGCAATGATGAGCAATGTGAAAACACTTACCGAAGCAACGCTCGGAAGAAGTGTTGAGCAAACGGTTATTGGTCGCCCGATTAACTTTCAAGGCTTACGTGGCGAAGAGAGTAATCAACAAGCATTGAAAATATTAACCAATGCAGCAAAACGCGTTGGTTTTAAAGATGTAGAGTTTCAATTTGAACCGGTTGCTGCCGGCTTTGAATATGAAGCAAGTTTACGTAAAGAAACCAAAGTACTGGTAGTGGATATTGGCGGTGGAACGAGCGATTGTTCAATGCTACTGATGGGGCCAAAACAAGCGATTCTATCTGATAGAAGCAAAGACCTACTAAGTCATAGTGGCGAACGTGTTGGCGGTAATGATTTTGATATTGCTTTTGCCCTTAAAGGTATTATGCCAAGCTTTGGTTTAGATAGCTTATTAAAAACCGGTAAGCCTATGCCAAGCAACAGCTACTGGCAAGCGATGGCCATTAATAATATTAATCATCAAACTGAATTTTACAGTGCTGCTAATGGCCGATTTTTAGCGCAACTTATTCGTGATGCAGAGCAACCTGAGTTGTTAACACGCCTATTAACCGTGCAGCAACAAAAGTTAAGTTACCGCGTCGTCAATGCTGCTGAGCAAAGTAAAATCGCCATAACCGAGCAAACACAACAGCAAGTTGATCTTTCTGATATCGATGCCGAGCTCAGTGTTATGCTCGACAGAGATGGCTTTGCCAAGGCATGTCAGCGTGAGCTTAATTCAATTGCTAGCTTAATGACGGATGCGATCACGCAGGCTAATTGTCAACCTGATGTGGTATTTGTTACCGGTGGTACGGCTAAATCCCCGGTATTAAATCAATTTCTTCAACAGCAGTTTAACCACGTACCTATTGTTATTGGTGATCATTTCGGAAGTGTTACTGCGGGTTTAACCCGTTGGGCAAATACTATCTACACATAG
- a CDS encoding peptidase U32 family protein: protein MDYKIELLAPGGDVDAIKAAIIAGADAVYCGLDTLNARNRAANISFEQLIGIIRLAHQYDCQIFLTLNVIILEREFKSIAKLLSKLVNTTLDGVIVQDIGMFNIITKHFPSLDIHASTQLTTHNVGQIPFLKKLGASRVNLSRELNLREITAINKVCLEHDVLTEVFVHGSLCVAFSGLCYSTSASVGNSGNRGRCSQACREEYETTPSGHNFPLNIKDNSAFFDLPALIDAGVHSFKIEGRIKGANYVHTVVDSFRKQIDGFLNTGELTEDGERLYKVFNRDFSNAFLRGDLNQSMFIDNPRDNSKAHAVSKFKADDSQAISVVQIQDVEQNLQADKNTIEAEVVEKIKHLSIEKVPLTLSFAGELAQPLTVTVTKNINTVGFSVEQTTFTVQSTSLMRASDNACIDRTTIEKRFKSFNNAEFLLTELNCDNLNTGLSMPFKELTTLKNEIANKLNNSVTVLPEVTLPPLVNHPKADSAPKLSILICDEADVELANISDADIYFKLPDAYKRGCTKYIAFLQANPRLIPWFPAVLIGKDYDVAVNILAQVKPTLIVTNNTGIACRANELGIKWIAGPFLNTTNSYALMAMKEGFDCSGAFISNEINAMQMKNIARPENFKLFYSIYHPILLMTSRQCFFQQSVGCEKPRIDNGCMLSCDKSTSITNLKGVSFAIDKQKAGYPSIYNQDQFLNMEIIDDLSHLFDGFMIDLTNIGAGDKASPDKALLISHFEALLRNKLADKQTLNHLVPESTNIQYHNGL from the coding sequence ATGGATTATAAAATAGAATTATTAGCACCTGGCGGCGATGTCGATGCAATTAAAGCAGCCATTATCGCTGGAGCCGACGCGGTTTATTGCGGTTTAGACACCTTAAATGCTCGTAATCGCGCTGCTAATATTTCTTTTGAACAACTTATTGGTATTATCCGTTTAGCACATCAATACGACTGCCAAATATTTTTAACCTTAAATGTTATTATTTTAGAGCGTGAATTTAAGTCGATTGCCAAACTATTAAGTAAACTGGTTAACACCACGTTAGACGGCGTTATCGTGCAAGATATCGGCATGTTTAACATTATTACCAAGCATTTCCCGAGCTTAGATATTCATGCTTCAACCCAGTTAACCACCCATAATGTTGGTCAAATTCCATTTTTGAAAAAATTAGGCGCTTCGCGGGTTAATTTATCTCGTGAATTAAATTTACGCGAAATTACCGCGATAAATAAAGTTTGTCTTGAGCATGATGTATTAACTGAAGTTTTTGTTCACGGTTCACTTTGTGTTGCCTTTTCTGGTTTATGTTATTCAACCTCAGCCAGCGTTGGTAATTCAGGTAATCGCGGCCGTTGTAGCCAAGCCTGTCGTGAAGAATATGAAACCACACCATCAGGGCATAATTTTCCACTTAATATTAAAGACAACTCCGCCTTTTTCGACTTACCGGCATTAATCGACGCAGGTGTGCATTCATTTAAAATTGAAGGCCGTATAAAAGGTGCAAACTATGTACATACGGTGGTTGATAGCTTTCGTAAACAAATTGATGGTTTCCTCAATACTGGTGAATTAACTGAAGATGGCGAACGCTTATATAAAGTATTTAATCGCGACTTTTCAAACGCCTTTTTACGCGGCGATTTAAATCAATCGATGTTTATCGATAACCCACGTGATAACTCAAAAGCTCATGCGGTTAGCAAGTTTAAAGCTGATGATAGCCAAGCGATTTCAGTGGTACAAATTCAAGATGTTGAGCAAAACCTACAAGCGGATAAAAATACTATTGAGGCTGAAGTCGTTGAGAAAATTAAACACTTAAGCATTGAAAAGGTACCACTAACCTTAAGCTTCGCAGGCGAACTTGCTCAACCATTAACCGTAACCGTGACTAAAAACATAAACACCGTAGGCTTTTCTGTTGAACAAACTACCTTTACCGTGCAGTCAACCAGCTTAATGCGAGCTAGTGATAATGCCTGTATTGATCGGACGACGATCGAAAAGCGCTTTAAAAGCTTTAATAATGCCGAGTTTTTACTTACCGAATTAAATTGCGATAATTTAAATACAGGCTTAAGTATGCCATTTAAAGAGCTAACGACGCTTAAAAATGAAATTGCTAACAAACTCAATAATTCAGTCACTGTTTTACCAGAAGTGACGTTACCGCCTTTGGTTAATCACCCTAAAGCTGACAGCGCGCCTAAGCTATCGATATTAATTTGTGATGAAGCCGATGTTGAATTAGCCAATATTTCTGATGCTGATATTTACTTTAAGCTACCTGATGCTTATAAACGAGGCTGTACAAAATATATTGCTTTTTTACAAGCTAACCCGCGTTTAATTCCGTGGTTTCCTGCCGTGCTTATTGGTAAAGATTATGACGTAGCGGTTAACATTTTAGCACAAGTTAAACCTACATTAATTGTTACTAACAATACCGGCATTGCTTGTCGCGCTAATGAATTAGGTATTAAGTGGATTGCGGGACCATTTTTAAACACCACCAATTCATATGCCTTAATGGCAATGAAAGAAGGCTTTGACTGTAGCGGCGCCTTTATTTCTAACGAGATAAATGCCATGCAGATGAAGAATATTGCTCGTCCAGAAAACTTTAAATTGTTCTACAGCATTTACCACCCTATTTTGTTGATGACTAGCCGCCAGTGTTTCTTCCAGCAAAGTGTTGGTTGTGAAAAACCCCGTATCGATAATGGCTGTATGCTGTCATGCGATAAGTCGACCAGCATCACCAACCTTAAAGGTGTCTCATTTGCTATCGATAAACAAAAAGCCGGTTACCCAAGCATTTATAACCAAGACCAGTTTTTAAATATGGAAATTATTGACGACTTATCACACTTGTTTGACGGTTTTATGATTGATTTAACTAACATTGGCGCAGGTGATAAAGCGTCACCAGATAAAGCTTTGTTGATCAGCCACTTTGAAGCGTTACTTCGTAATAAACTGGCAGATAAACAAACATTAAATCATTTAGTGCCTGAGTCTACTAATATTCAATATCATAATGGTTTGTAA
- a CDS encoding DUF3565 domain-containing protein: MRQAIIGYHLDDENHWVARLECQHFQHVRHQPPFINRPWVIKQTTRDAMLGQQLNCIKCDNAAEADFT, from the coding sequence ATGCGACAAGCCATTATCGGCTATCACCTCGATGATGAAAACCATTGGGTGGCAAGGCTCGAATGTCAACACTTTCAGCATGTACGTCATCAGCCGCCATTTATCAATCGGCCATGGGTTATAAAGCAAACCACCAGAGATGCCATGCTAGGACAGCAGCTTAATTGTATTAAGTGTGATAACGCTGCTGAAGCAGATTTCACATAA